The following coding sequences are from one Triticum aestivum cultivar Chinese Spring chromosome 5A, IWGSC CS RefSeq v2.1, whole genome shotgun sequence window:
- the LOC123108436 gene encoding uncharacterized protein isoform X2: MGDLSTIQQPPGTVAKGDQVGELVSAGWTNDSHSMYISSMEASFVRQLRGQQLQHHHAHAPARNITHVAGHGLKALHVQDGAPSELMSERNVPRSRHVGVRGLPEDPWARRFRPPRDYSGVNRRGDVVGASADDGESGTETVPKTARMHRREVDICAGENLVGKSSEASGQNFLEDEVHSIAQPIKSCKRRRTAPSTAADSFMSMLECGDER, from the exons ATGGGGGACTTGTCCACGATTCAACAGCCACCCGGCACTGTCGCCAAG GGCGACCAAGTTGGAGAGTTGGTGTCGGCTGGATGGACAAACGACAGCCACAGCATGTACATAAGCTCCATGGAGGCCTCCTTTGTGCGGCAACTCCGTGGCCAACAGTTACAGCACCACCACGCTCACGCTCCTGCTAGGAACATCACCCATGTGGCTGGCCATGGGCTCAAGGCACTCCATGTCCAAGATGGAGCTCCCAGTGAGCTCATGTCCGAGAGGAACGTCCCTCGCTCGCGTCATGTGGGCGTAAGAGGCCTGCCCGAGGATCCGTGGGCAAGGCGTTTCAGGCCACCCAGAGATTATTCCGGTGTCAATCGTCGTGGTGATGTGGTGGGTGCTTCGGCCGATGATGGTGAATCGGGTACCGAGACGGTTCCGAAGACGGCTCGGATGCATAGAAGAGAAGTGGACATTTGCGCCGGAGAAAATCTTGTTGGCAAAAGCTCAG AAGCCTCTGGTCAGAATTTTCTTGAAGACGAGGTTCATTCCATTGCTCAGCCAATCAAATCTTGCAAGAGAAGGAGGACTGCCCCTTCCACCGCTGCAGATTCTTTCATGTCGATGCTTGAATGCGGCGACGAGCGGTGA
- the LOC123108436 gene encoding uncharacterized protein isoform X1, with product MGDLSTIQQPPGTVAKQGDQVGELVSAGWTNDSHSMYISSMEASFVRQLRGQQLQHHHAHAPARNITHVAGHGLKALHVQDGAPSELMSERNVPRSRHVGVRGLPEDPWARRFRPPRDYSGVNRRGDVVGASADDGESGTETVPKTARMHRREVDICAGENLVGKSSEASGQNFLEDEVHSIAQPIKSCKRRRTAPSTAADSFMSMLECGDER from the exons ATGGGGGACTTGTCCACGATTCAACAGCCACCCGGCACTGTCGCCAAG CAGGGCGACCAAGTTGGAGAGTTGGTGTCGGCTGGATGGACAAACGACAGCCACAGCATGTACATAAGCTCCATGGAGGCCTCCTTTGTGCGGCAACTCCGTGGCCAACAGTTACAGCACCACCACGCTCACGCTCCTGCTAGGAACATCACCCATGTGGCTGGCCATGGGCTCAAGGCACTCCATGTCCAAGATGGAGCTCCCAGTGAGCTCATGTCCGAGAGGAACGTCCCTCGCTCGCGTCATGTGGGCGTAAGAGGCCTGCCCGAGGATCCGTGGGCAAGGCGTTTCAGGCCACCCAGAGATTATTCCGGTGTCAATCGTCGTGGTGATGTGGTGGGTGCTTCGGCCGATGATGGTGAATCGGGTACCGAGACGGTTCCGAAGACGGCTCGGATGCATAGAAGAGAAGTGGACATTTGCGCCGGAGAAAATCTTGTTGGCAAAAGCTCAG AAGCCTCTGGTCAGAATTTTCTTGAAGACGAGGTTCATTCCATTGCTCAGCCAATCAAATCTTGCAAGAGAAGGAGGACTGCCCCTTCCACCGCTGCAGATTCTTTCATGTCGATGCTTGAATGCGGCGACGAGCGGTGA